A stretch of Chitinophaga caeni DNA encodes these proteins:
- a CDS encoding trypsin-like peptidase domain-containing protein, whose product MTFKQVLATVLIAGATSVASVFVYNKYFEQRSPGIYQNGSTNIPVNYTSYIPNAIKTNDSNNTPFDFTYASKVAVPGVVHIRTKTNPRQVQNSRRQASPLQQLFGDDDFWDEFMGNNQRKYYIPGQMASGSGVIISDDGYIVTNNHVVDNADEVTVTLANSNRTYTAKVIGTDPYTDLAVIKIDAKDLPYLVYGNSDDVQVGQWVLAVGYPLNLETTVTAGIVSAKSRTIGINKVGTSNISPIESFIQTDAAVNQGNSGGALINTGGELVGINSAIASPTGSFAGYSYAIPVNLVKKVVADIMQYGSVQRAFLGISYYDPNKISDSDAKELNIRKDVNGVLVANAPDGGAASAAGIKEGDVITKINGINTLGIPQMTEQLARYKPGDKVSVTYLRDNKEHTVNVLLKNRAGTTDIVKSYAIDKLGAELYTVPANRASQFGLNGGVLVGKISSGIIRNQTTMRPGFIIIKAGDSQVTSLEDLQNALQENSKIRLEGIYANNSGNGVYYYDINTNN is encoded by the coding sequence ATGACATTCAAACAAGTTTTAGCGACCGTTCTAATTGCCGGTGCTACTTCTGTGGCTAGCGTGTTTGTTTATAACAAGTATTTTGAACAACGCAGCCCGGGTATTTACCAGAACGGGTCGACCAATATCCCTGTAAATTATACTAGTTACATTCCAAATGCTATCAAGACGAATGATAGCAATAATACACCATTCGATTTCACATACGCTTCGAAAGTCGCGGTACCCGGCGTGGTGCATATCAGGACCAAGACCAACCCGCGCCAAGTACAAAATTCTAGAAGACAAGCCAGCCCGTTGCAACAACTCTTCGGTGATGATGATTTTTGGGATGAATTCATGGGCAATAACCAACGGAAATATTATATCCCGGGACAAATGGCTTCCGGGTCAGGTGTAATAATATCAGATGACGGGTATATTGTAACCAATAACCACGTCGTTGATAATGCAGATGAAGTAACCGTAACTTTAGCCAATAGCAATAGAACGTATACAGCAAAAGTGATCGGTACCGATCCTTACACCGACTTGGCCGTTATTAAAATCGACGCCAAGGATCTGCCCTACCTCGTATATGGCAACTCGGATGATGTGCAAGTAGGACAATGGGTATTAGCCGTAGGGTATCCCTTAAACTTGGAAACTACCGTTACCGCGGGTATTGTCAGCGCTAAAAGTAGAACGATCGGTATCAACAAGGTAGGAACCAGCAATATTAGCCCGATCGAATCCTTTATCCAAACGGATGCCGCGGTAAACCAAGGTAACAGCGGTGGAGCATTGATTAATACCGGCGGCGAACTCGTGGGTATCAACTCCGCGATTGCTTCGCCTACGGGATCATTTGCTGGGTATTCATATGCCATTCCCGTGAACTTGGTGAAGAAGGTCGTAGCGGATATCATGCAATACGGCAGTGTACAGAGAGCCTTTCTTGGTATCAGTTACTACGATCCCAACAAGATAAGTGATAGCGATGCGAAGGAATTAAATATCCGTAAAGATGTTAACGGAGTCTTGGTGGCCAATGCACCCGATGGCGGGGCTGCCAGCGCCGCGGGCATCAAGGAAGGAGATGTAATTACGAAGATCAACGGTATCAATACATTGGGAATACCGCAGATGACCGAGCAATTAGCGCGCTACAAACCGGGGGACAAAGTAAGTGTAACTTACCTGCGGGATAACAAGGAGCATACTGTAAACGTTCTATTAAAGAACCGCGCGGGCACCACCGATATTGTAAAAAGTTACGCGATAGACAAGCTCGGCGCCGAGTTATATACCGTGCCGGCAAATAGGGCTTCGCAATTCGGGTTAAACGGCGGTGTATTAGTCGGCAAAATTAGTTCCGGTATAATCCGCAACCAAACAACCATGCGTCCAGGTTTTATTATCATCAAGGCAGGAGATTCCCAGGTTACCAGCTTGGAAGATCTGCAAAACGCATTGCAGGAAAACAGCAAGATCCGTTTAGAAGGAATTTATGCTAATAATTCCGGCAACGGCGTTTATTATTATGATATCAACACCAATAATTAG
- a CDS encoding acyl-CoA reductase — protein MDIKEKVAALVRLGNYLANDGLTGSEGPYGESAWQVAKRKATHANGWFTPEFIDLSVQNICQHFLQEELLQNWLLHYPGAGQPGVVKTIGVVAAGNIPLVGFHDWMCAFLSGHRLKIKLSSKDDILMRHIIETMSSFYPGQHTEVAEVLKGCDAYIATGSNNSARYFEYYFSKYPHIIRRNRTSVAVLTGEETAEELSSLADDIMMYFGLGCRNVTKVYVPRDYNFEPLLKALEKYAYLADHHKYKNNYDYNLALLLLNNQFYMSNDNILMQEQESIFSPLSVLHYGYYDDQHDITANLQQHPDVQCLVSRATVMFGKAQEPSLSDYADGVDTMHFLSTL, from the coding sequence ATGGATATCAAGGAAAAAGTTGCTGCGCTGGTACGTTTAGGTAATTACTTGGCCAATGATGGCTTAACAGGATCGGAAGGCCCGTACGGGGAAAGCGCTTGGCAGGTCGCCAAAAGGAAAGCCACGCATGCCAACGGTTGGTTTACCCCCGAATTTATTGACCTTTCCGTTCAAAATATATGTCAACATTTCTTGCAAGAAGAGCTCTTACAAAATTGGCTCTTGCATTACCCCGGCGCCGGTCAACCGGGAGTTGTCAAAACGATAGGCGTGGTGGCTGCCGGGAACATCCCCCTGGTGGGTTTCCACGATTGGATGTGCGCCTTTTTGAGCGGCCACCGCTTGAAAATAAAGTTATCCAGTAAAGATGATATCCTGATGAGGCATATCATTGAAACGATGTCTTCCTTCTACCCGGGGCAACACACGGAAGTCGCGGAAGTATTAAAGGGCTGCGATGCTTACATCGCTACGGGCAGCAATAACTCTGCCCGCTATTTCGAATACTATTTTTCCAAGTACCCCCATATTATCAGGAGAAACCGTACTTCCGTTGCGGTCCTCACAGGTGAAGAAACGGCGGAAGAATTATCTTCGCTAGCTGATGATATCATGATGTATTTCGGCCTGGGATGCAGGAATGTAACCAAGGTATACGTTCCGCGTGATTACAATTTCGAACCTTTGCTCAAGGCCCTCGAAAAATATGCATACCTCGCGGATCATCACAAGTACAAGAATAATTATGATTATAACCTGGCCTTGTTATTACTCAACAACCAATTTTATATGAGTAATGACAACATCCTGATGCAAGAACAGGAATCTATCTTTTCTCCATTAAGTGTATTGCATTACGGTTATTATGATGACCAGCATGACATCACTGCAAACTTGCAACAGCACCCTGATGTCCAATGCTTGGTTTCCCGTGCCACGGTTATGTTCGGGAAAGCGCAGGAACCTTCCCTCTCTGATTATGCCGATGGGGTTGATACAATGCACTTCCTAAGTACTTTATAA
- a CDS encoding 4Fe-4S dicluster domain-containing protein, producing MAIKITDECINCGACEPECPNNAIYEGGVEWALADGTTVKGAFTLMDGSMMDADQRNAPISVDTYYIVPNKCTECQGFHEEPQCAAVCPVDCCVPDEMYQETVDELMAKKDKLHL from the coding sequence ATGGCAATTAAGATAACTGACGAATGTATAAACTGTGGTGCCTGCGAACCGGAATGCCCCAATAATGCTATTTATGAAGGTGGTGTAGAATGGGCTTTGGCCGATGGTACTACAGTAAAAGGTGCGTTTACACTAATGGACGGTTCTATGATGGATGCTGATCAAAGAAATGCACCAATTAGCGTAGATACTTATTACATTGTTCCGAATAAATGTACAGAATGCCAAGGTTTCCACGAAGAACCTCAATGCGCTGCCGTTTGCCCGGTTGACTGTTGTGTTCCGGACGAAATGTACCAAGAAACAGTTGATGAACTGATGGCTAAAAAAGATAAATTACACCTGTAA
- a CDS encoding Cif family virulence factor, with protein MKLSQVLLLLLLFTALSCKQRVQRTAAGRDALRKELMAADSSFSALSAGIGHKKAFLSYIDSTDGTLIRAGKPPVKGKDALAILAATSDSGATLTWKPLFADVAASGELGYTYGTYTYNTTDTSIKGNYCSIWRKNNRGNWRFVVDIGN; from the coding sequence ATGAAGTTATCCCAGGTATTACTTTTGTTGCTACTATTTACAGCCTTATCCTGTAAGCAGCGGGTGCAGCGTACAGCCGCCGGCAGGGATGCCTTACGAAAAGAACTGATGGCGGCAGATAGTAGTTTTTCTGCGCTTTCGGCGGGTATTGGCCATAAAAAGGCCTTTTTATCATATATCGATAGTACAGATGGTACCCTGATTAGGGCCGGGAAGCCGCCCGTAAAAGGAAAAGATGCCTTGGCAATCTTAGCTGCAACTTCGGACAGCGGGGCTACCTTGACTTGGAAACCATTATTTGCCGATGTGGCCGCCTCCGGCGAACTGGGCTATACTTACGGTACCTATACATATAACACTACCGATACTTCTATAAAAGGTAATTACTGCTCCATTTGGCGGAAAAATAACCGGGGGAACTGGAGATTCGTGGTCGATATCGGGAATTAA
- a CDS encoding D-alanine--D-alanine ligase has protein sequence MKKNIALLAGGYSGEFEVSMNSANTVQKHLDAQLYEVYKIVITKKDWTYTGASGENIPVDKNDFSLTINGEKIKFDAAFIIIHGTPGEDGLLQGYLDMLDIPYTNCGLMSSALTFNKSYCNKVVAALDIIHVAKSAHLFKGKAYDTASILQALELPLFVKPAGGGSSIGMTKVKTAEELPGAIERAFREDVQVLVEEFMSGREFSCGAFTEQGAVKVLPITEIISKKEFFDYEAKYTPGMSEEVTPANVPPAMAAKAQGIIAKLYDALNCKGMVRIDFIWDESKDKLYFLEVNTTPGQSEASIIPQQVRAAGMNLGQFYGNLIEECLRKS, from the coding sequence ATGAAGAAAAATATCGCGCTCTTAGCAGGTGGTTATTCAGGAGAATTTGAAGTCTCCATGAACAGTGCAAATACAGTGCAGAAGCACTTGGATGCACAATTATACGAAGTATACAAAATCGTTATTACGAAGAAAGACTGGACTTATACAGGGGCTTCGGGGGAAAATATCCCGGTTGATAAAAACGATTTTTCCCTAACTATTAATGGGGAAAAGATAAAATTTGATGCGGCATTTATTATTATCCATGGAACCCCGGGCGAAGATGGCCTGTTGCAAGGCTACCTGGATATGCTGGACATTCCCTATACTAACTGCGGATTGATGAGCTCGGCGCTCACTTTTAATAAAAGCTATTGTAACAAGGTCGTGGCGGCACTGGATATTATCCACGTTGCTAAAAGCGCCCACCTTTTTAAAGGCAAAGCCTATGATACGGCATCAATTTTGCAAGCCTTGGAACTGCCTTTGTTCGTGAAGCCTGCCGGCGGTGGATCCAGTATCGGTATGACGAAGGTAAAAACCGCCGAGGAACTACCGGGCGCTATTGAAAGGGCCTTCCGGGAAGATGTCCAGGTGCTTGTTGAAGAATTTATGTCGGGCCGCGAATTTAGCTGCGGCGCTTTTACGGAACAAGGAGCTGTAAAAGTATTGCCTATTACGGAGATTATTTCTAAAAAGGAATTTTTCGACTACGAAGCAAAATATACACCCGGCATGAGCGAGGAAGTGACGCCGGCCAATGTACCGCCGGCTATGGCTGCCAAAGCACAGGGGATCATTGCCAAGTTATACGATGCATTGAACTGTAAAGGAATGGTGAGGATCGATTTTATTTGGGATGAATCCAAAGATAAATTGTATTTTTTGGAGGTTAATACGACCCCCGGGCAGTCTGAAGCCAGCATTATCCCGCAACAGGTAAGGGCTGCGGGCATGAATTTGGGTCAATTCTATGGTAACTTGATCGAGGAATGCCTCCGCAAATCATAG
- a CDS encoding PASTA domain-containing protein: MFNFITKKSFIANLIAAIIFVFVLALLFFFSLGFLTHHGETITVPDVRGKDLKEATAILKNKGFEVEVRDSIYIDSLKPLAVWEQTPERNDVVKVNRTIYLTINKVVAPTVAMPDLEGLTYRSAEMTLKSRRLRVGDTIYKPDFATNSVLKQMLEGKIVKPGTMIPEGSRITLVLSSGKGSIENPVPDLVGLTYVEARELLAARSLILGTVLVDETVFDTLNAFISKQTPTPKNGLGDLNLIRAGESIDIWLSAERGVKDSTDINQ, translated from the coding sequence GTGTTTAATTTTATTACGAAGAAATCTTTCATTGCCAACTTAATCGCTGCCATTATATTCGTTTTTGTATTGGCATTGCTGTTCTTTTTTTCCTTGGGCTTTTTGACGCATCACGGGGAAACCATCACCGTGCCGGATGTAAGGGGTAAGGATCTCAAGGAAGCAACTGCCATCCTGAAAAATAAGGGCTTCGAAGTAGAAGTAAGGGATTCTATTTATATAGATTCCCTGAAGCCGCTGGCCGTGTGGGAACAAACACCGGAAAGAAACGATGTGGTAAAAGTAAACAGGACTATTTACCTGACTATTAATAAGGTTGTAGCACCCACGGTGGCTATGCCCGACTTGGAAGGGCTGACTTACCGGAGTGCCGAGATGACGCTGAAAAGTCGCCGGCTGAGGGTTGGTGATACAATTTATAAGCCCGATTTCGCAACCAATAGCGTGTTAAAGCAAATGTTGGAAGGCAAGATCGTGAAGCCCGGCACCATGATACCGGAAGGCAGTAGGATCACGCTTGTACTGAGTAGTGGAAAGGGCAGCATCGAGAACCCGGTACCAGATTTGGTTGGATTGACTTATGTTGAAGCAAGGGAATTATTAGCAGCCCGGAGCCTGATATTAGGAACCGTGCTTGTTGATGAAACCGTATTTGATACCTTGAATGCATTTATCTCCAAGCAAACGCCAACACCTAAAAATGGGCTGGGCGACTTGAACCTGATCCGCGCCGGTGAAAGCATCGATATTTGGTTGTCGGCCGAAAGGGGAGTGAAGGATTCAACGGATATTAATCAGTAA
- a CDS encoding rhodanese-like domain-containing protein: MQNITSEALKQRLDSGEKVNLVDVREPNEHEEFNIGGVLLPLGQIRMMDVEDIEPLKEEEVIVYCRSGNRSGQAAMLLETMGFSNVVNLEGGMLAWEQKFGK, encoded by the coding sequence ATGCAAAACATAACTTCAGAAGCATTAAAACAACGCCTTGATAGTGGCGAGAAAGTAAATTTAGTTGACGTAAGGGAACCGAATGAACACGAGGAATTTAATATCGGCGGCGTATTATTGCCATTAGGTCAAATCAGGATGATGGACGTGGAAGATATTGAGCCGTTAAAGGAGGAGGAAGTCATCGTGTATTGCCGCAGTGGCAACCGTAGTGGACAAGCGGCTATGTTGTTGGAAACAATGGGTTTCAGCAATGTTGTGAACTTGGAAGGTGGTATGTTGGCTTGGGAACAAAAGTTCGGGAAATAA
- a CDS encoding RidA family protein: MSRTNFSSGATWENHVGYSRAVKIGNVIEVSGTVAADGDKVIGEGDAYAQTKYIIAKIEAVLIKAGASLHDVVRTRMFVTDISAWEDIGKAHGEFFQAIKPATTMVEVKRLIDDRYLVEIEVTAVI, from the coding sequence ATGTCTAGAACAAATTTTTCTTCCGGCGCCACCTGGGAAAACCATGTCGGTTATTCCAGGGCAGTTAAAATTGGGAATGTTATCGAAGTGTCCGGCACTGTCGCGGCCGATGGCGACAAGGTTATCGGTGAAGGAGATGCTTACGCTCAGACCAAATATATCATCGCGAAAATAGAAGCGGTACTCATCAAAGCAGGTGCAAGCTTGCATGATGTTGTACGTACAAGGATGTTCGTGACGGATATTTCAGCATGGGAAGATATCGGGAAAGCACACGGGGAATTTTTCCAAGCTATTAAACCGGCTACAACGATGGTGGAAGTAAAGAGGTTGATCGATGACCGGTACTTGGTAGAAATCGAGGTTACCGCCGTTATTTAA
- a CDS encoding type 1 glutamine amidotransferase, with product MSGTTTVWKVAILDMYEGVPNEGMRCLREILHHYAQVKQVALQLDEFEVREQMQLPGLDYDVYISTGGPGSPVESAGSEWENGYFKLMQDIISWNEQHGRKKYTFLICHSYQLWCRHYELGNVCKRRSPAFGVFPVHPTAAGQQEPVFSGLPDPFYIVDSRNWQVIELNEEQFEKMGAKVLAIEKERPHVPLERATMAIRFNDYCIGTQFHPEADAQGMLKHLLQNNKKENVIRDHGIEKYQDMLQQLNDPDKIMLTHDLLLPRFLDIAHYNFADKNPVTVV from the coding sequence ATGAGCGGTACTACAACAGTTTGGAAAGTAGCCATATTGGATATGTACGAAGGTGTGCCTAATGAAGGTATGCGTTGCCTTAGGGAAATATTACACCATTATGCCCAGGTAAAGCAGGTTGCACTCCAACTGGATGAATTTGAAGTAAGGGAACAAATGCAATTACCCGGATTAGATTATGATGTTTACATCTCGACCGGTGGCCCGGGTAGCCCGGTGGAAAGCGCCGGTAGTGAATGGGAAAACGGCTACTTCAAGCTCATGCAAGATATTATCTCCTGGAATGAACAGCACGGGAGGAAGAAATACACTTTCCTCATTTGTCATTCCTACCAACTGTGGTGCCGTCATTATGAACTCGGCAATGTTTGTAAAAGACGTTCCCCTGCTTTCGGCGTTTTCCCGGTACATCCTACCGCGGCAGGCCAGCAAGAACCGGTATTTTCAGGTCTACCCGACCCATTTTATATCGTGGATAGCCGCAATTGGCAAGTCATAGAACTAAATGAAGAGCAGTTTGAGAAGATGGGCGCCAAAGTGTTGGCCATTGAGAAAGAACGTCCGCATGTACCGCTAGAAAGGGCTACGATGGCGATCCGCTTTAACGATTATTGTATCGGTACGCAGTTCCATCCTGAAGCCGATGCACAAGGAATGTTGAAACATCTCCTGCAAAACAATAAAAAAGAAAACGTGATCCGCGATCACGGTATCGAAAAATACCAGGATATGCTGCAACAACTGAACGATCCCGATAAGATTATGCTGACGCATGATTTACTATTACCCAGGTTCCTTGATATTGCGCATTACAACTTTGCAGATAAAAACCCGGTCACGGTTGTATAA
- a CDS encoding carboxylate-amine ligase, which translates to MDFKHLTLGIEEEYMIMDPETRELRSHEQKIVEQAHRIINDKVKAEMHQAVVEVGTQICANVDEAYDDIKLLRKTIAGIANELGFSIGASGTHPFSKWEKQLITDHPRYFEIVNEFQDTARSNLIFGLHVHVGMENREIAIHIANSVRYFLPHIFALSTNSPFWEGRNTGFKSFRTKVFDKFPRTGIPDYFSSIEEYDNYIKLLIKTNCIDNAKKVWWDLRVHPYFNTVECRICDVPLTARETITLAALFQAVCAKIYKLRQQNLNFMIYNRALVNENKWRASRYGIDGKLIDFGKEMEVNTRALIYELLNFIDDAIDEMGSRHVIDHVHTILEQGTGADQQLKVFEESGQLESVVDFIQMKFLEGIE; encoded by the coding sequence ATGGATTTCAAACACTTGACTCTCGGTATCGAAGAAGAATACATGATCATGGACCCTGAAACGCGCGAACTGCGTTCCCATGAACAAAAAATCGTTGAACAAGCGCATCGAATCATCAACGATAAAGTTAAAGCCGAAATGCACCAAGCGGTCGTGGAAGTGGGCACGCAAATTTGTGCCAATGTTGACGAAGCTTACGATGATATCAAGTTGCTTAGGAAAACGATCGCCGGAATTGCCAATGAACTAGGCTTTTCCATTGGCGCCTCGGGCACACACCCATTTTCTAAATGGGAAAAACAACTCATTACCGATCATCCACGGTACTTTGAAATCGTGAACGAATTCCAAGATACCGCGCGTTCTAACCTGATTTTCGGCCTGCATGTTCACGTCGGTATGGAAAACCGTGAAATAGCGATCCATATCGCTAACTCCGTCCGGTATTTTTTACCGCATATCTTTGCCCTCAGCACGAACTCACCCTTTTGGGAAGGAAGGAATACCGGGTTCAAATCATTCCGCACCAAGGTCTTCGATAAGTTTCCCAGGACCGGGATACCGGATTATTTTTCAAGTATCGAGGAGTACGATAATTATATCAAGCTATTGATCAAAACAAATTGTATCGATAATGCTAAGAAAGTATGGTGGGATCTCAGGGTTCACCCATATTTCAACACGGTTGAATGCCGGATATGCGACGTTCCGCTAACCGCGAGGGAAACGATTACACTTGCAGCACTTTTCCAAGCTGTTTGCGCCAAAATTTATAAACTTAGGCAGCAAAACCTGAACTTCATGATCTATAACAGGGCCCTCGTCAACGAAAATAAATGGCGTGCCAGCCGTTATGGAATCGATGGAAAACTCATTGACTTCGGCAAAGAGATGGAGGTAAATACCCGTGCGCTGATTTATGAATTACTGAATTTCATTGATGATGCCATCGACGAAATGGGCTCCCGTCACGTGATTGATCATGTACATACTATCTTAGAACAGGGAACCGGCGCGGACCAACAACTGAAAGTATTCGAAGAAAGCGGTCAACTGGAAAGTGTAGTAGATTTCATACAAATGAAATTCCTGGAAGGCATCGAGTGA
- a CDS encoding ATP-grasp domain-containing protein produces MQHIGILFGMENNFPNAVMERINQKQSRLIAQPVHISDVLDNRPPRYQVIIDRISHDVPFYRSYLKQAAYQGVKVINDPFWNSADDKYFNTVLARQQNIPVPATALLPSYIKPESTGEQSFRNLAYPMQWEEIFHYVGFPAYLKPIYGGGGKNVFRVENEPEFFEIYSQTGKLTMMLQAAIDYEAYVRCYFVAGQGVHIMHYEPRLQEMDRYKVFFDIDNDTARAVEYYTELLNRSLSYQINSVEFAIKGGIPYAIDFCNPVPDADVERVGLINAEWFVEAVATLAISRTQCG; encoded by the coding sequence ATGCAACATATCGGAATATTATTCGGAATGGAAAATAACTTTCCAAACGCGGTAATGGAGCGGATCAATCAAAAGCAGTCACGGCTTATTGCCCAACCGGTTCATATAAGCGATGTACTGGATAATCGACCACCTCGCTACCAGGTAATTATTGACCGGATTTCGCATGATGTACCCTTTTATCGATCGTATCTGAAACAAGCTGCTTACCAGGGCGTCAAAGTCATCAATGATCCCTTCTGGAATAGCGCCGATGATAAATATTTTAATACCGTTTTAGCCAGGCAGCAAAACATTCCCGTGCCAGCCACGGCCTTGCTTCCTTCTTATATAAAACCGGAAAGCACCGGGGAACAATCGTTCCGCAACCTGGCATACCCGATGCAATGGGAGGAAATATTCCACTATGTTGGATTCCCGGCATATTTAAAACCAATTTACGGTGGCGGCGGCAAGAACGTTTTCCGGGTCGAAAACGAACCGGAGTTTTTCGAAATATACTCCCAAACGGGAAAATTAACCATGATGTTACAGGCGGCGATAGACTACGAAGCCTATGTAAGGTGCTATTTCGTTGCCGGTCAAGGCGTTCATATCATGCATTACGAACCCAGGCTTCAAGAAATGGATCGGTATAAAGTTTTTTTTGACATCGACAATGACACCGCGCGCGCTGTCGAATACTATACCGAACTGTTGAATCGTAGTTTAAGTTACCAAATCAACTCCGTGGAATTTGCCATTAAAGGTGGGATACCCTATGCGATCGATTTCTGCAATCCCGTGCCGGATGCAGATGTGGAAAGAGTGGGTCTAATTAATGCCGAATGGTTCGTTGAAGCCGTGGCAACCTTGGCTATATCGCGTACCCAATGCGGGTAG
- a CDS encoding alpha/beta hydrolase-fold protein has protein sequence MEREFEMLVFGDQGYPLIIFPSTMGRYYEPKDRGLIDAVKWFVEQGLIKIYCVDSIDALSWYNTHVLPASRAYNHACYDNLLYHEVLPFIQSDSGHERIAVAGCSFGGYHASNFAFKYPARVSYLFSMSAVYDIKPRVDDHYDDNVYFNNPIDYMPDNEDPDLWRMGIILGSAANDVARQHTEFMSRVLDFKNISHWLDIRQDASHDWPTWKNMLPHYLSLIK, from the coding sequence TTGGAGAGAGAATTTGAAATGCTGGTTTTCGGGGATCAAGGCTACCCGTTGATCATTTTCCCTTCCACGATGGGAAGATATTATGAACCTAAGGATCGCGGCCTTATCGACGCTGTGAAGTGGTTCGTAGAACAAGGCTTGATCAAAATTTATTGTGTAGACAGCATCGATGCTCTCAGTTGGTATAATACCCATGTACTCCCTGCTTCCAGGGCCTACAATCACGCTTGTTATGATAACTTGCTTTATCATGAAGTTTTGCCATTTATCCAATCCGATAGTGGCCACGAACGTATCGCCGTGGCCGGTTGCAGCTTCGGGGGCTACCACGCTTCCAATTTCGCGTTTAAGTACCCGGCGCGGGTATCTTACTTATTTTCGATGAGCGCCGTATATGATATCAAACCCCGCGTTGATGATCATTACGACGATAACGTGTATTTCAATAACCCGATCGATTACATGCCGGACAATGAAGATCCCGATCTTTGGCGCATGGGCATTATACTCGGTAGCGCTGCCAATGATGTTGCAAGACAACATACCGAGTTCATGAGCCGTGTCCTGGATTTTAAGAATATCAGTCATTGGCTCGATATCCGCCAGGATGCCTCGCACGATTGGCCAACATGGAAAAACATGTTACCCCATTATTTATCCTTGATAAAATGA
- a CDS encoding alpha/beta hydrolase, translating to MEILQAFKQENFSQYSVFLQREVVFDVYIPQGHFERNTLLLLNDGQDLAQLGYTGILQDYLLHSEGKGLWTVAIHANKNKVQEYGTASYMEAEGRGSKADLYTRFIIKELLPFLKHFFHRDWEHKAFAGFTFGGLSALDIVWNHPDIFDRAGVFSGMLGWSCNRDVANECRVMHRQVKKGAFRQHLAFFFEYPDNARANDLVSSHTLDLIKLMKEKGYKLREQLHLEKIKGGKDDYATWATAMPRFLNWLGGMG from the coding sequence ATGGAAATACTACAGGCATTCAAACAAGAAAACTTCAGTCAATATTCCGTTTTCCTGCAACGGGAAGTGGTCTTCGATGTGTATATTCCGCAGGGTCATTTTGAGCGGAATACCTTGTTGTTACTAAACGATGGGCAAGATTTAGCCCAGTTGGGGTACACCGGTATATTACAGGATTACCTATTGCATTCCGAAGGTAAAGGCCTGTGGACTGTTGCCATCCATGCCAATAAAAACAAGGTGCAGGAATATGGAACGGCCAGTTATATGGAAGCGGAAGGGCGGGGTAGTAAGGCTGATTTATACACGAGGTTTATAATCAAGGAATTATTACCGTTTTTGAAGCATTTTTTTCATAGGGATTGGGAGCATAAGGCTTTTGCAGGCTTCACATTCGGCGGTCTAAGCGCACTGGATATCGTGTGGAATCACCCCGATATATTTGACAGGGCCGGGGTATTTTCGGGGATGCTGGGCTGGAGTTGTAATCGGGATGTTGCAAATGAATGCCGGGTGATGCACCGGCAAGTAAAAAAGGGCGCTTTCAGGCAACACCTGGCTTTCTTTTTTGAATACCCTGATAACGCGAGGGCTAATGACCTGGTTTCCAGCCATACTTTAGATCTTATTAAGCTGATGAAAGAGAAAGGATATAAGCTGAGAGAACAATTGCACCTTGAAAAGATAAAAGGAGGGAAAGATGATTATGCGACCTGGGCAACTGCGATGCCCCGTTTTCTGAACTGGTTAGGTGGGATGGGATAG